A region from the Lolium perenne isolate Kyuss_39 chromosome 4, Kyuss_2.0, whole genome shotgun sequence genome encodes:
- the LOC127297533 gene encoding uncharacterized protein: MAAALLTPTQRYAAGALLALALRQAQIHQSVLLGAPSPAAAADDERASSASGGSSGSSGGSGEDAADDAGLWTHDSRGLLRPVFRFLEINPAAWAGLEETAASPEAKHHIGAFLRMIFEEDAESSSDRSDQEHALAKGVDVMAMSLRSDHVEDESTKEGDQGPSTSSGTAESPAGGSPEDLLGVDKLSLDDVPATDHRKMSLLFALLSACVADKPVSQEEEDRKSSRFRKGYDARHRVALRLLATWLDVKWIKMEAIEVMVACSAMAAAKEQEQSGENASPKSKWAKWKRGGIIGAAALTGGALLAITGGLAAPAIAAGFGALAPTLGTLMPVIGASGFAAMATAAGSVAGSVAVAASFGAAGAGLTGTKMARRIGSVKEFEFKPIGENHNQGRLAVGILVSGFAFDEEDYIRPWEGWKDNLERYILQWESKHIIAVSTAIQDWLTSRLALELMKQGAMRTVLSGFLAAFAWPATLLAATDFIDSKWSVAIDRSDKAGKMLAEVLMKGLQGNRPVTLVGFSLGARVIFKCLQELALSSDNEGLVERVVLLGAPVSVKGEQWEPARKMVAGRFVNVYSKDDWILGVTFRASLLTQGLAGIQAVDIPGVENVDVTELVDGHSSYLSAAQRILEHLELNTYYPVFIPLPPAVSKEQM, from the exons atggcggcggcgctgctgACGCCGACGCAGCGCTACGCGGCGGGGGCCCTGCTCGCGCTCGCGCTGCGCCAGGCGCAGATCCACCAGTCCGTCCTCCTCGGCGCCccttcccccgccgccgccgcagacgaCGAGCGCGCCAGCAGCGCCAGCGGCGGGAGCAGCGGCAGCTCCGGAGGCAGCGGGGAGGACGCCGCCGACGACGCGGGGCTCTGGACGCACGACTCCCGCGGCCTCCTCCGCCCCGTCTTCAG GTTCCTGGAGATCAACCCCGCGGCGTGGGCGGGgctggaggagacggcggcgtcGCCGGAGGCCAAGCACCACATCGGCGCG TTCCTAAGGATGATCTTCGAAGAAGACGCCGAGAGCTCTTCGGACAGATCCGACCAGGAGCACGCGCTGGCCAAAGGAGTCGATGTGATGGCAATGAGTTTGAGAAGTGATCATGTAGAGGATGAATCAACCAAAGAAGGCGATCAAGGTCCCTCTACCAGTTCCGGTACGGCCGAATCCCCCGCGGGAGGCTCTCCCGAGGACTTGCTGGGAGTCGATAAGCTGTCCCTGGACGACGTTCCTGCCACCGATCACCGCAAGATGTCGTTGCTGTTCGCGCTTCTCTCTGCCTGCGTGGCTGATAAGCCCGTCTCGCAAGAGGAAGAGGACAGGAAGTCATCTCGCTTCAGGAAGGGCTACGACGCTCGGCATCGGGTCGCTCTTCGGTTACTAGCAACGTGGCTTGATGTGAAGTGGATCAAAATG GAAGCCATTGAGGTAATGGTTGCGTGCTCTGCTATGGCAGCAGCAAAAGAACAAGAACAGTCGGGAGAAAACGCGTCGCCCAAAAGCAAATGGGCGAAATGGAAGCGTGGAGGAATCATTGGTGCAGCTGCGTTGACTGGAGGAGCATTACTGGCTATTACTGGGG GTTTAGCTGCTCCAGCAATTGCTGCTGGATTTGGTGCTCTTGCTCCAACCCTGGGAACACTTATGCCCGTTATAGGTGCCAGTGGATTTGCTGCTATGGCTACTGCTGCAGGATCTGTTGCTGGCTCTGTGGCAGTGGCTGCATCATTTGGGG CTGCTGGAGCTGGCTTGACGGGGACCAAAATGGCCAGAAGGATTGGGAGTGTAAAAGAATTTGAGTTCAAACCGATTGGTGAGAACCATAATCAGGGT CGTCTTGCGGTTGGCATCTTGGTTTCTGGATTTGCTTTTGATGAGGAGGACTACATTAGACCTTGGGAAGGATGGAAGGATAACCTAGAAAG GTATATTCTTCAATGGGAGTCTAAGCATATAATTGCAGTGAGTACAGCAATACAAGATTggttaacatcaa GACTTGCTCTGGAATTAATGAAGCAAGGAGCGATGAGAACAGTTTTAAGTGGCTTTCTTGCAGCATTTGCATGGCCTGCTACTCTGCTTGCAGCTACGGATTTTATTGATAGCAAATGGTCCGTTGCTATAGACAG ATCAGACAAGGCAGGAAAAATGCTTGCTGAAGTACTTATGAAGGGATTGCAAGGGAACAG GCCTGTTACCCTTGTTGGGTTTTCACTAGGGGCGCGTGTCATATTCAAATGTTTACAGGAGCTTGCTTTATCAAGTGATAATG AAGGACTTGTCGAGAGGGTTGTACTCCTAGGTGCACCAGTTTCCGTGAAAGGCGAGCAGTGGGAGCCTGCTAGGAAG ATGGTTGCTGGAAGATTTGTGAATGTGTACTCCAAAGATGACTGGATTCTCGGTGTCACCTTTCGTGCAAG TCTACTCACCCAAGGATTGGCTGGAATACAGGCGGTTGATATTCCTGGTGTCGAAAAT GTTGATGTTACTGAGCTTGTTGATGGCCATTCCTCCTACCTGTCGGCCGCGCAACGGATCCTGGAGCATCTCGAACTAAACACCTACTATCCTGtttttatccctctaccaccggCGGTTAGCAAGGAACAGATGTAA